Proteins co-encoded in one Bradyrhizobium sp. 170 genomic window:
- the trbF gene encoding conjugal transfer protein TrbF yields MFKRPSVHYGRTPAPVTPYQKAAQVWDERIGSARVQAKNWRLTAFGSLILSAGLASGLVWQSTQGSITPWVIEVDRLGQAQAIGPANPFYQPTDPQIAFHLARFIENVRGLSADAIVLRQDWLRAYDFTTDRGAAALNDHARVNDPFAKLGKLQIAVEISSVIRASPESFRVAWIERRYDNGQLTATERWTAILTIVIATPRNADRLRKNPLGVYVNAINWSKELGQ; encoded by the coding sequence ATGTTCAAACGACCATCCGTTCATTATGGCCGCACGCCCGCGCCCGTAACGCCCTATCAGAAAGCGGCGCAAGTGTGGGACGAGCGCATCGGCTCGGCGCGGGTGCAGGCCAAAAACTGGCGACTGACGGCCTTCGGTTCTCTTATCCTGTCGGCCGGACTTGCATCAGGTCTCGTCTGGCAATCCACACAGGGAAGCATTACGCCATGGGTCATTGAGGTCGATCGTCTCGGCCAGGCACAGGCGATCGGCCCAGCCAACCCCTTCTATCAACCGACCGATCCGCAGATTGCCTTTCATTTGGCACGCTTCATCGAGAATGTGCGCGGGCTGTCGGCTGATGCCATCGTGCTGCGTCAGGACTGGCTGCGCGCCTATGACTTTACGACCGATCGCGGCGCCGCCGCTCTCAATGACCACGCCCGCGTCAACGATCCCTTTGCCAAACTCGGCAAGCTGCAGATCGCAGTGGAAATATCCAGCGTCATTCGTGCCTCGCCGGAAAGCTTTCGCGTCGCCTGGATCGAGCGCCGCTACGACAATGGGCAGCTTACCGCCACCGAGCGCTGGACTGCCATCCTCACCATCGTGATCGCAACCCCGCGCAATGCCGATCGTCTGCGCAAGAATCCGCTCGGGGTCTATGTCAACGCCATCAACTGGTCGAAGGAGCTTGGGCAGTGA
- the trbL gene encoding P-type conjugative transfer protein TrbL yields the protein MGGTGVIDRFLETFTRYIDSGFGLLGNEVAFLATTLAAIDVTLAALFWAWGTDEDIIARLVRKTLFVGVFTYLIGNWNNLARIVFESFAGLGLRASGNGLSSADFLRPGRIAQVGIDAGRPILDSISGLMGYVSFFENFIQIVVLLFAWVIVLLAFFILAIQLFVTLVEFKLTTLAGFILIPFGLFGKTAFAAERVLGNVILSGVKVMVLAVIVGIGSSLFSQFTVTSAGAQVGIEDAMALVLAALALLGLGIFGPGIANGIVSGGPQLGAGAAAGTGLAAGGVVVAGAGLAAGSVGALAGAARGTAALAGSASDAFKAGGLSGVADAAASAMTSPLRRAAAASGSASNGGTAAGEAGAAQPPASSSPPDSQSISARRMKRMQTMSHGASAATNVVRTADHGGGGASVDLSEGGK from the coding sequence ATGGGTGGCACCGGCGTCATCGACCGATTCCTGGAAACGTTTACCCGCTACATCGACTCTGGCTTTGGGTTGCTTGGCAACGAAGTCGCCTTCCTCGCAACCACGCTTGCCGCGATCGATGTCACGCTGGCCGCTCTGTTCTGGGCCTGGGGTACCGACGAGGACATCATCGCTCGCCTCGTGAGGAAGACGCTCTTTGTCGGCGTGTTCACTTACCTGATCGGCAACTGGAACAACCTCGCCCGCATCGTTTTCGAGAGCTTTGCCGGTCTCGGTTTGAGAGCCTCAGGAAATGGTTTGTCCTCGGCGGATTTTCTGCGCCCGGGGCGGATAGCGCAGGTCGGCATCGATGCGGGGAGGCCGATCCTGGACTCAATCTCGGGCTTAATGGGCTATGTCAGCTTCTTTGAAAATTTCATCCAGATCGTGGTTCTACTGTTCGCCTGGGTGATCGTGCTGCTCGCCTTCTTCATTTTGGCAATCCAGCTTTTTGTCACACTGGTTGAATTCAAGCTGACGACCCTCGCGGGCTTCATCCTGATTCCGTTTGGGCTGTTCGGCAAAACGGCCTTCGCCGCCGAACGCGTGCTCGGCAACGTCATCTTGTCAGGCGTCAAAGTCATGGTGCTCGCCGTGATCGTCGGCATCGGCTCGTCGTTGTTCTCACAGTTTACCGTTACCTCGGCCGGCGCACAGGTCGGCATTGAAGATGCCATGGCCCTGGTGCTCGCCGCGTTAGCGCTGCTGGGCCTGGGAATCTTTGGGCCCGGGATCGCCAATGGCATCGTGTCCGGCGGTCCGCAACTTGGCGCCGGAGCCGCCGCGGGCACAGGGTTGGCTGCCGGCGGAGTCGTTGTGGCCGGAGCGGGCCTCGCTGCCGGCAGCGTCGGTGCACTCGCCGGCGCGGCGCGCGGGACCGCGGCGCTAGCGGGTAGCGCAAGCGATGCGTTCAAGGCGGGTGGTTTGTCCGGCGTCGCGGATGCCGCCGCGTCCGCGATGACGAGCCCGCTTCGTCGCGCCGCGGCTGCAAGCGGCTCGGCTTCAAATGGTGGCACTGCAGCCGGTGAAGCCGGCGCAGCTCAGCCGCCGGCAAGTTCCTCACCTCCGGACAGTCAGTCCATTTCGGCCAGACGCATGAAGCGCATGCAGACCATGAGTCACGGGGCGTCGGCCGCTACCAACGTCGTTCGCACTGCCGACCACGGTGGAGGAGGCGCCTCCGTCGATCTCTCCGAAGGAGGGAAGTGA
- the trbJ gene encoding P-type conjugative transfer protein TrbJ — MKRLPYLAAASAITIAVACAVSPASAQLIVFDPNNYAQNVLTAARELQQINNQITSLQNQAQMLINQAKHLASMPYSSLQQLDQSIQRTQLLLGQAQHIAYNIKQIDRAFSTTYAPASTNESDQVLIANAQIRWQNSVAGLQDALRVQATVVGNLDTHRKEMSALISSSQGATGALQASQAGNQLLGLQAQQLADLTAAVAAQGRAQNLETAQRTTAQDQGREQLRRFLAPGRGYQPSTVRMFHQ, encoded by the coding sequence ATGAAGCGCCTCCCGTACCTCGCCGCCGCGAGCGCCATCACCATTGCCGTCGCATGCGCAGTTTCGCCCGCGTCGGCCCAACTGATCGTGTTCGATCCTAACAACTATGCGCAGAATGTGCTCACGGCTGCACGTGAGCTGCAGCAGATCAACAACCAGATCACCTCGCTGCAGAATCAGGCGCAGATGTTGATCAACCAGGCCAAACATCTCGCCAGCATGCCGTATTCCTCGTTGCAGCAGCTCGATCAATCGATTCAACGAACCCAGCTGCTTCTCGGCCAGGCGCAGCACATTGCCTACAACATCAAGCAGATCGATCGGGCCTTCTCGACGACCTATGCGCCGGCCTCGACCAACGAGTCAGATCAAGTGCTGATCGCGAATGCGCAAATACGCTGGCAGAATTCTGTAGCGGGCTTGCAAGACGCTTTACGCGTTCAGGCGACCGTGGTCGGCAATCTCGACACCCACCGCAAGGAGATGTCGGCCCTCATTAGCTCAAGCCAAGGTGCGACCGGCGCGCTGCAGGCCAGTCAGGCCGGCAATCAGCTCCTTGGTCTGCAGGCGCAGCAGCTCGCCGACCTTACGGCAGCAGTTGCCGCGCAGGGGCGGGCGCAAAATCTCGAAACGGCCCAGCGTACCACCGCGCAGGATCAGGGCCGGGAGCAGCTTCGTCGCTTTCTCGCTCCTGGTAGAGGCTATCAGCCTTCGACAGTTCGGATGTTTCACCAATGA